From one Streptomyces chromofuscus genomic stretch:
- a CDS encoding FtsK/SpoIIIE domain-containing protein, with translation MTDLATLLEVGGPVAALGGGAAYARARHPGVYWSTVGLPVSTVRLLSSYGSVMEACGLTVAPSRLRVLAVKATTRREVRPVPPRRGIIRPTTTGLRVRLRLAPGQEPADVAASAERLRHAWGVHAVYVTTIKPGVVELRLVGFDVLRRVRMPRKLRPYLLQVPVALREDATPFIRDYRTVPHQLTLGATLSGKSMYLRHLVAGLARQPVALVGIDCKRGVELAPFAPRLSALATDPEQAAELLPVLIKEMEDRYDLIKARQGIAPITPDEEITSDIWGLPEHERPVPVVLFVDEVAELFLVATKKDEERRDEMVTQLLRLAQLGRAAGIYLEVCGQRFGAELGKGATMLRAQLTGRVCHRVNDEASAKMTLGDIAPEAVSAACAIAPERPGLAVAGDTSGGWSRIRTPYLSLGDAAETCRESAHLVPDLPALKPFRPDVPVRPPVETPGPVVRVRPVTD, from the coding sequence ATGACTGATCTGGCAACGCTTCTGGAGGTGGGTGGTCCCGTCGCCGCGCTCGGCGGTGGGGCCGCCTACGCCCGGGCGCGACACCCCGGCGTCTACTGGTCCACGGTCGGCTTACCGGTGTCCACGGTCCGGCTGCTCAGCTCCTACGGCTCCGTCATGGAGGCGTGCGGTCTGACCGTGGCCCCCTCCCGGCTGCGGGTCCTGGCGGTCAAGGCCACCACTCGCCGTGAAGTCCGGCCCGTCCCGCCGCGCCGGGGGATCATCCGGCCGACCACGACGGGGCTGCGGGTCCGCCTGCGGCTCGCCCCGGGGCAGGAACCCGCCGACGTGGCCGCCTCCGCCGAACGGCTGCGGCACGCCTGGGGCGTCCACGCCGTCTACGTGACCACGATCAAGCCGGGCGTGGTCGAACTGCGGCTCGTCGGCTTCGACGTGCTGCGGCGGGTGCGCATGCCGCGCAAACTCCGCCCGTACCTGCTCCAGGTGCCGGTCGCGCTGCGCGAGGACGCCACTCCGTTCATACGCGACTACCGCACCGTGCCGCACCAACTCACCCTCGGTGCCACGCTGTCCGGCAAGTCCATGTACCTACGGCACCTCGTCGCCGGCCTCGCCCGCCAACCCGTCGCCCTGGTCGGCATCGACTGCAAGCGGGGCGTGGAACTGGCGCCCTTCGCCCCGCGCCTGTCGGCGCTCGCCACCGACCCGGAGCAGGCCGCCGAACTGCTGCCCGTGCTCATCAAGGAGATGGAGGACCGGTACGACCTGATCAAGGCCCGGCAGGGCATCGCGCCGATCACGCCGGACGAGGAGATCACCTCCGACATCTGGGGCCTGCCCGAGCATGAACGCCCGGTACCCGTCGTGCTGTTCGTCGACGAGGTGGCCGAACTCTTCCTCGTCGCCACGAAGAAGGACGAGGAACGCCGGGACGAGATGGTCACCCAGCTCCTCCGGCTCGCTCAGCTCGGCCGTGCTGCCGGTATCTACCTGGAGGTCTGCGGCCAGCGCTTCGGCGCCGAGCTGGGCAAGGGCGCGACCATGCTGCGCGCCCAGCTGACCGGCCGCGTCTGCCACCGCGTCAACGACGAAGCCTCCGCCAAGATGACGCTCGGCGACATCGCCCCCGAGGCGGTCTCCGCAGCCTGCGCCATCGCCCCCGAACGGCCCGGCCTCGCCGTGGCCGGTGACACCTCCGGCGGCTGGTCCCGCATCCGCACGCCGTACCTATCCCTCGGCGACGCCGCCGAGACCTGCCGCGAGTCGGCCCACCTGGTCCCCGACCTGCCCGCGCTCAAGCCCTTCCGGCCCGACGTGCCCGTACGGCCGCCCGTCGAGACACCGGGCCCGGTCGTGCGCGTCCGCCCGGTGACCGACTGA
- a CDS encoding DUF2637 domain-containing protein produces MRAHLARVDAVLVQAVIAAALSFAHLHDVALAAGQDGWKAWAYPVSVDLLLVAAWRRLRSGEAKAAGWCWFLIALAASLGANVATAGLLDLDDVPAWLRILVAGWPAVAFLGGTLLAHSTPTTHDETSDAVGQETPEDIGDQEDAPDPAPEPPAPPAIESAPAPPPISPPVAVPAALVEHARKVAAEHHARTGTAIDTPTLRARLGVPPPMADAIAAQLT; encoded by the coding sequence ATGCGCGCCCACCTGGCCCGTGTCGACGCGGTGCTCGTCCAAGCGGTCATCGCCGCCGCGCTGTCCTTCGCCCACCTGCACGACGTCGCCTTGGCGGCCGGACAGGACGGGTGGAAGGCGTGGGCCTATCCCGTCTCCGTCGACCTGCTGCTCGTCGCCGCCTGGCGCCGACTGCGCTCAGGGGAGGCGAAAGCGGCCGGATGGTGCTGGTTCCTGATCGCCCTCGCCGCTTCCCTGGGGGCCAACGTCGCTACCGCCGGGCTGCTCGACCTGGACGACGTGCCGGCCTGGCTCCGCATCCTCGTCGCGGGCTGGCCCGCGGTCGCCTTCCTCGGCGGAACCCTCCTCGCCCACTCGACACCGACCACGCACGACGAGACCAGTGACGCCGTGGGTCAGGAGACGCCCGAGGACATCGGGGACCAGGAGGACGCGCCCGATCCCGCACCGGAACCCCCGGCGCCTCCGGCAATCGAGTCGGCACCGGCTCCACCTCCGATCTCGCCGCCGGTCGCCGTCCCGGCCGCCCTGGTCGAGCACGCCCGCAAAGTCGCCGCCGAGCACCACGCCCGCACCGGAACGGCCATCGACACCCCGACCCTGCGCGCCCGCCTCGGCGTCCCTCCGCCCATGGCCGACGCCATCGCCGCCCAGCTCACCTGA
- a CDS encoding mobile element transfer protein, whose translation MPAPKRFRSVTRIGPVQVGTSYDGRGREKHTAACTAPRCGFSADYDSRAAAELAARTHRCPIR comes from the coding sequence ATGCCCGCACCAAAGCGCTTCCGCTCCGTCACCCGCATCGGACCCGTCCAGGTCGGCACGTCCTACGACGGCCGCGGCCGGGAGAAGCACACCGCCGCCTGCACGGCCCCGCGCTGCGGCTTCTCCGCCGACTACGACAGCCGCGCCGCCGCCGAGCTGGCCGCCCGAACCCACCGTTGCCCCATCCGCTGA
- a CDS encoding SpdD protein, which translates to MFLPKYPDSPTPPPAHNHTVADQAPARRPAPQISISTGAVAAVLVGGVVLTALLAAVAVTAVSVAVAAVVLRSLLRDQHRR; encoded by the coding sequence GTGTTCCTGCCCAAGTACCCCGACAGCCCGACGCCGCCGCCCGCGCACAACCACACCGTGGCCGACCAGGCTCCCGCGCGGCGGCCGGCCCCTCAGATCTCCATCAGCACCGGAGCGGTCGCGGCCGTCCTCGTCGGCGGCGTCGTGCTGACCGCGCTCCTGGCCGCCGTCGCCGTCACGGCCGTCTCCGTGGCCGTCGCCGCCGTGGTCCTGCGCTCGCTGCTCCGCGACCAGCACCGCCGCTGA
- a CDS encoding replication initiator, protein MPALLRQLAGLGGCTHPIRLDGHRTEYAVNTRTGEIGNVLHHLDSSSLPAGHLLVRCNNRRTTRCAACAEVYRRDTFHLITSGLRGGKGVPERVAAHPRVFATFTAPSFGPVHNRPTGPAGAVRRCRCGTLHDQDDPALATPLDPDTYDYEAAVLWNAHAGPLWRRFSIYLRREVAKRAGLTQRDFREHARVSFAKVAEYQKRGAVHFHAVIRIDGPEGGNTPPPAWATAELLTDAIRAAAAATRVDGPFIDGRAHAFAFGRQLDVRTIRSADFDGGQELTERAVAAYIAKYATKGAETATGALDRPLRFLAELAQLDINDHARRLIRTAWTLGARKDLEHLRLRAWAHMLGFRGHFSTKSRRYSTTLGALRDARAEWRRAQALEAAETDPDTTLVLAHWVYAGTGLTGAEAWLAETLEPAPGTEGEPTHG, encoded by the coding sequence ATGCCCGCCCTCCTGCGCCAACTCGCCGGTCTCGGCGGCTGCACGCACCCGATCCGCCTCGACGGCCACCGCACCGAGTACGCCGTGAACACCCGCACCGGCGAGATCGGCAACGTCCTCCACCACCTCGACTCCTCCAGCCTCCCGGCCGGTCACCTCCTGGTCCGCTGCAACAACCGCCGCACCACCCGGTGCGCGGCCTGCGCCGAGGTGTACCGCCGCGACACCTTCCACCTGATCACCTCCGGACTGCGCGGCGGCAAGGGCGTCCCCGAACGCGTCGCCGCCCACCCGCGCGTCTTCGCCACCTTCACGGCTCCCAGCTTCGGCCCGGTCCACAACCGCCCCACCGGCCCGGCCGGAGCGGTCCGCCGCTGCCGCTGCGGCACACTCCACGACCAGGACGACCCCGCCCTCGCCACCCCGCTCGACCCGGACACCTACGACTACGAAGCGGCCGTGCTCTGGAACGCGCACGCCGGTCCGCTGTGGCGGCGCTTCTCCATCTACCTGCGCCGGGAGGTCGCCAAGCGCGCCGGACTCACCCAGCGGGACTTTCGCGAGCACGCCCGGGTGTCCTTCGCCAAGGTCGCCGAGTACCAGAAGCGCGGGGCCGTCCACTTCCACGCCGTCATCCGCATCGACGGCCCCGAGGGCGGCAACACCCCGCCGCCCGCCTGGGCCACCGCCGAGCTGCTGACCGACGCCATCCGGGCCGCCGCTGCCGCCACCCGCGTGGACGGCCCGTTCATCGACGGCCGCGCCCACGCCTTCGCCTTCGGCCGACAGCTCGACGTCCGCACCATCCGCTCGGCCGACTTCGACGGCGGCCAGGAACTGACCGAACGGGCCGTCGCCGCGTACATCGCCAAGTACGCCACCAAGGGCGCCGAGACGGCGACGGGAGCTCTGGACCGGCCGTTGAGGTTCCTCGCCGAACTCGCCCAGCTCGACATCAACGACCACGCCCGCCGCCTCATCCGCACCGCCTGGACCCTCGGCGCGCGTAAGGACCTCGAACACCTCCGCCTGCGCGCCTGGGCCCACATGCTCGGCTTCCGCGGCCACTTCTCCACCAAGTCCCGCCGCTACTCCACCACCCTCGGCGCCCTCCGCGACGCCCGCGCCGAATGGCGCCGCGCACAAGCTCTGGAAGCGGCCGAGACCGACCCGGACACGACCCTCGTCCTCGCCCACTGGGTCTACGCCGGAACCGGCCTCACCGGCGCCGAAGCCTGGCTCGCGGAAACACTCGAACCCGCCCCCGGAACGGAAGGAGAGCCCACCCATGGGTAG
- a CDS encoding helix-turn-helix transcriptional regulator, with protein MGSRRLAVAEAASEPRGLPSRYLTPDDLVAMFDLPSVETVYQWRRKRTGPRGFRVGRHLRYDPADVQAWVESLREGAAA; from the coding sequence ATGGGTAGCCGTCGCCTCGCTGTCGCGGAAGCGGCCTCCGAGCCGCGTGGTCTGCCGTCGCGGTACCTGACTCCTGACGACCTGGTGGCGATGTTCGACCTGCCCAGCGTCGAGACGGTCTACCAGTGGCGCCGCAAGCGCACCGGTCCTCGTGGCTTCCGGGTCGGTCGGCACCTGCGCTACGACCCTGCGGACGTCCAAGCCTGGGTCGAGTCCCTGCGGGAAGGGGCTGCCGCCTGA
- a CDS encoding phosphoglyceromutase, with translation MADAPYKLILLRHGESEWNEKNLFTGWVDVNLTAKGEKEATRGGELLKDAGLLPDVVHTSLQKRAIRTAQLALEAADRLWIPVHRSWRLNERHYGALQGKDKAQTLAEFGEEQFMLWRRSYDTPPPALDRDAEYSQFSDPRYATLPPELRPQTECLKDVVNRMLPYWFDSIVPDLLAGRTVLIAAHGNSLRALVKHLDGVSDADIAGLNIPTGIPLSYELDADFKPVNPGGTYLDPDAAAAAIEAVKNQGKKK, from the coding sequence ATGGCCGACGCACCGTACAAGCTGATCCTCCTCCGCCACGGCGAGAGCGAGTGGAACGAGAAGAACCTGTTCACCGGCTGGGTGGACGTCAACCTCACCGCGAAGGGCGAGAAGGAGGCGACGCGCGGCGGCGAGCTGCTCAAGGACGCCGGCCTGCTGCCCGACGTGGTCCACACGTCCCTCCAGAAGCGTGCCATCCGCACGGCGCAGCTGGCCCTGGAGGCCGCCGACCGCCTCTGGATCCCGGTCCACCGTTCGTGGCGCCTGAACGAGCGGCACTACGGCGCCCTGCAGGGCAAGGACAAGGCGCAGACGCTCGCCGAGTTCGGCGAGGAGCAGTTCATGCTGTGGCGCCGGTCCTACGACACCCCGCCGCCCGCGCTCGACCGCGACGCCGAGTACTCGCAGTTCTCCGACCCGCGCTACGCGACCCTCCCGCCGGAGCTGCGGCCGCAGACGGAGTGCCTGAAGGACGTCGTCAACCGCATGCTGCCGTACTGGTTCGACAGCATCGTCCCCGACCTCCTCGCCGGCCGCACGGTCCTGATCGCCGCCCACGGCAACTCGCTGCGCGCCCTGGTCAAGCACCTGGACGGCGTCTCGGACGCGGACATCGCGGGTCTGAACATCCCGACGGGCATCCCGCTGTCCTACGAACTGGACGCCGACTTCAAGCCGGTCAACCCGGGCGGCACGTACCTCGACCCGGACGCGGCCGCGGCGGCCATCGAGGCGGTCAAGAACCAGGGCAAGAAGAAGTAG
- a CDS encoding stealth family protein: MTVRSFARRIKPRVERKAAEQVWQLRTMRRRRRAAVSDPVLRPVAVRGQRLYGRVVTRFTAAEAAAANLDLVVAALEREGISYFLVPVSRTRHTVGMKAADRERFLTALEEMNAGKAVFIGRPVPGGQLKHPAMFLDGVLPAGLRRAPVLRIGENHLGPAGQLLAGPELACDVEFWEDGAELLATEDGEQRLAKVQPQASEEVFRESLIAPRNNGVTDVLPASEQEPATVRVGDRELPSFAPLTLPTVSRVTFPVDVVYTWVDGEEPAMRAKRAQYQERGTAEILDKEINASRYTSHDELKYSLRSLAMYADFIRHIYIVTDGQKPHWLDDEAEGITVVDHRDIFPEGVLPVFNSHAIETRLHHIPGLSDHYLYFNDDVFVGRRITPEHFFHGSGLMKIPVSPLKIGIGKPHADETATNSASKNVRRLLLEMFGRMTTNNFMHTPLPQQRETLLALEELFAEDIARTTASRFRSPTDVALTAPLLYQYALMTGRGVPGRFGFRYVNISRPDADQRLADLRDNRRFDFFCLNDVDVPPQEREQVSVRMHQFLENYFPFPSPYEKQAEKPNAEQAQEPTAGQAGEHTEKQAQKPVPQQSGTPAQQTGKQTVPSENQS; this comes from the coding sequence GTGACCGTGCGTTCCTTTGCGCGGCGGATCAAACCGCGAGTCGAGCGGAAGGCCGCCGAGCAGGTGTGGCAGCTGCGTACCATGCGGCGGCGCCGCAGAGCAGCGGTCAGCGACCCGGTACTGCGCCCGGTGGCGGTGCGCGGCCAGCGGCTCTACGGCCGGGTCGTGACCCGGTTCACCGCTGCCGAGGCGGCCGCCGCCAATCTCGACCTGGTGGTCGCCGCGCTGGAGCGGGAGGGGATCTCGTACTTCCTCGTGCCGGTCTCCCGTACCCGTCACACGGTGGGTATGAAGGCCGCCGACCGGGAGCGGTTCCTCACCGCCCTGGAGGAGATGAACGCCGGAAAGGCCGTGTTCATCGGTCGGCCGGTGCCCGGCGGGCAGCTCAAGCACCCCGCGATGTTCCTGGACGGCGTGCTGCCGGCCGGGCTGCGCAGGGCGCCCGTGCTGCGGATCGGGGAGAACCACCTCGGTCCCGCCGGTCAGCTGCTGGCCGGGCCTGAGCTGGCCTGTGACGTGGAGTTCTGGGAGGACGGGGCCGAGCTGCTCGCCACCGAGGACGGCGAGCAGCGGCTGGCGAAGGTGCAGCCGCAGGCGTCCGAGGAGGTCTTCCGGGAGTCCCTGATCGCGCCGCGCAACAACGGCGTCACGGACGTCCTGCCCGCCTCCGAGCAGGAGCCCGCCACGGTCCGGGTCGGCGACCGGGAGCTGCCGAGCTTCGCCCCGCTGACCCTGCCGACCGTGAGTCGCGTCACCTTCCCCGTGGACGTCGTCTACACCTGGGTCGACGGCGAGGAGCCGGCGATGCGGGCGAAGCGGGCCCAGTACCAGGAGCGCGGCACGGCCGAGATCCTGGACAAGGAGATCAACGCCTCCCGGTACACCAGCCACGACGAGCTGAAGTACTCGCTGCGCTCGCTGGCGATGTACGCCGACTTCATCCGGCACATCTACATCGTCACCGACGGCCAGAAGCCGCACTGGCTCGACGACGAGGCCGAGGGGATCACGGTCGTCGACCACCGCGACATCTTCCCCGAGGGTGTCCTGCCCGTCTTCAACTCGCACGCGATCGAGACCCGGCTGCACCACATCCCCGGCCTGTCGGACCACTACCTGTACTTCAACGACGACGTGTTCGTCGGCCGCCGGATCACCCCCGAGCACTTCTTCCACGGCAGCGGCCTGATGAAGATCCCGGTGTCCCCGCTGAAGATCGGCATCGGCAAGCCGCACGCCGACGAGACGGCCACCAACTCCGCCAGCAAGAACGTCCGCCGGCTGCTGCTGGAGATGTTCGGGCGGATGACGACGAACAACTTCATGCACACGCCGCTGCCGCAGCAGCGCGAGACGCTGCTGGCGCTGGAGGAGCTGTTCGCGGAGGACATCGCCCGCACCACGGCGTCCCGCTTCCGCTCGCCGACGGACGTCGCCTTGACGGCCCCGCTGCTCTACCAGTACGCGCTGATGACGGGCCGGGGCGTGCCGGGCCGGTTCGGCTTCCGGTACGTCAACATCAGCCGCCCCGACGCCGACCAGCGCCTGGCCGATCTGCGCGACAACCGCCGCTTCGACTTCTTCTGCCTGAACGACGTCGACGTGCCGCCGCAGGAGCGCGAGCAGGTCAGCGTCCGGATGCACCAGTTCCTGGAGAACTACTTCCCGTTCCCCAGCCCGTACGAGAAGCAGGCCGAGAAGCCGAACGCGGAGCAGGCCCAGGAGCCGACCGCGGGGCAGGCCGGGGAGCACACCGAGAAGCAGGCCCAGAAGCCGGTGCCGCAGCAGTCCGGGACGCCGGCGCAGCAGACCGGGAAGCAGACCGTTCCCTCCGAGAACCAGAGCTGA
- a CDS encoding stealth conserved region 3 domain-containing protein, with translation MDIRHRLAALPGLRAARNLVLRLGLWLSARLWALSASRARRRLRAAVPGLRRVTCGPARLYGRTVTGYTAANAAATDLEQVCALMDAAGVPYFLVPTGPGTGAPRQVIGVAEAHRGTVLAQAARHFAGTAGYVGAVGPDGAVTRAVLWADGRLPRALRRASVLRTGEVRLGPAGQVLGGLETGCDIEFWRHGRDLATDPGHLTVPGVQLPDVFPTALVAPRSNPVSEVLPVSAQRPAVAQGRGRTVPTFAPFAEPGVDEVCFPVDAVYTWVDGEDPAMAAKRRAHQTASDNVIAPRETGASRYTSHDELRYALRSLEMYAGFVRHVYLVTDSQVPAWLDPEAEGLTVVDHRDILPADALPVFNSHAIESRLHHIPGLSERYLYFNDDVFINRPVGAEHFFHGNGIARIPLSPLKLGVGDPHPMEPAPNSAGKNTREVIRRFHGRQITHKSLHTPHPQLLSVMREMESLGIEELQRTSYSRFRSITDVAPASTLHHHWAIATGRAVPADYRFRYVQLGTPDMRRRLARLEAGEDVDFFCLNDVDTAPADRAAAHAAIHAFLERKYPFASRFERTARSTTNPSRLTLPVN, from the coding sequence ATGGACATCCGTCACCGCCTCGCGGCGCTCCCCGGGCTACGGGCCGCGAGGAACCTCGTGCTGCGTCTTGGGCTCTGGCTGTCGGCCCGGCTCTGGGCGCTGAGCGCGTCCAGGGCCCGTCGGAGGCTGCGGGCCGCCGTTCCCGGGCTGCGCCGGGTCACCTGCGGACCGGCGCGCCTGTACGGGCGTACGGTCACCGGATACACGGCGGCCAATGCCGCCGCCACCGATCTGGAGCAGGTCTGCGCGCTGATGGACGCGGCCGGCGTCCCGTACTTCCTGGTGCCCACCGGGCCCGGGACGGGCGCTCCGCGGCAGGTGATCGGCGTCGCGGAGGCGCACCGCGGCACGGTCCTCGCGCAGGCCGCCCGGCACTTCGCGGGCACCGCCGGGTACGTCGGCGCGGTGGGTCCGGACGGCGCCGTGACCCGGGCGGTGCTGTGGGCCGACGGACGGCTGCCGCGGGCCCTGCGGCGGGCCTCGGTGCTGCGCACCGGCGAGGTGCGGCTCGGCCCGGCGGGCCAGGTGCTCGGCGGTCTGGAGACGGGCTGCGACATCGAGTTCTGGCGGCACGGCCGGGACCTGGCCACGGACCCCGGCCATCTCACCGTGCCCGGCGTCCAGCTGCCGGACGTCTTCCCGACGGCGCTCGTCGCGCCGCGGAGCAACCCCGTCTCGGAGGTGCTTCCGGTGTCGGCGCAGCGGCCGGCCGTGGCGCAGGGCCGGGGCCGCACCGTGCCGACGTTCGCCCCGTTCGCCGAGCCGGGCGTCGACGAGGTGTGCTTCCCCGTCGACGCCGTCTACACCTGGGTCGACGGGGAGGACCCGGCGATGGCGGCGAAGCGCCGCGCCCACCAGACGGCCTCCGACAACGTCATCGCACCGCGCGAGACCGGCGCCTCCCGCTACACCAGCCATGACGAACTGCGGTACGCGCTGCGCTCGTTGGAGATGTACGCCGGTTTCGTCCGGCACGTCTACCTCGTGACCGACTCGCAGGTCCCCGCCTGGCTGGATCCGGAGGCGGAGGGACTGACGGTGGTCGACCACCGGGACATCCTCCCGGCCGACGCCCTCCCCGTCTTCAACTCGCACGCCATCGAGAGCCGGCTGCACCACATCCCGGGCCTGTCGGAGCGCTACCTCTACTTCAACGACGACGTCTTCATCAACCGGCCCGTGGGGGCCGAGCACTTCTTCCACGGCAACGGCATCGCCCGGATCCCGCTGTCCCCGCTGAAGCTCGGCGTCGGCGACCCGCACCCGATGGAGCCGGCCCCGAACTCCGCCGGGAAGAACACCCGCGAGGTGATCCGGCGCTTCCACGGCCGGCAGATCACGCACAAGTCGCTGCACACCCCGCACCCGCAACTGCTGTCGGTGATGCGGGAGATGGAGAGCCTGGGCATCGAGGAGCTGCAACGGACCTCCTACTCGCGCTTCCGCTCCATCACCGACGTCGCCCCGGCGTCCACGCTGCACCACCACTGGGCGATCGCGACCGGCCGGGCCGTCCCCGCCGACTACCGCTTCCGCTACGTGCAGCTGGGCACCCCCGACATGCGGCGGCGGCTGGCCCGTCTGGAGGCCGGTGAGGACGTCGACTTCTTCTGCCTCAACGACGTGGACACCGCCCCGGCGGACCGGGCGGCCGCGCACGCGGCCATCCACGCCTTCCTGGAGCGGAAGTACCCGTTCGCGAGCCGCTTCGAGCGGACGGCGCGCAGCACGACGAACCCGTCACGATTGACGCTGCCCGTCAATTGA